The window CTGTTGACGACGAACGAGACCTTGCAGGCGGTCCGGTAGAGGTAGCTGCCGTCTTCCTGGACGAGAATCTCCATGTCCTTGACCCAGAGGTGCTTGACATTGTTGACGGTTTTGCCGACTTCTTTAAGGGCGTTGCCGGCAGCGTCCTCGAAGCTCTCGGTGGACTCGGAGCTGATTTCGATCACTTTGGCGATAGACATGGGCAGTAGGGGTTGAGATGGGTGAAAGGAGACGAGCGGAGCAGGGTGCGGCGCAGCCGCCGGTTGCTCCGGGGAAAGGTACTACGGT is drawn from Bacteroidota bacterium and contains these coding sequences:
- a CDS encoding dodecin family protein gives rise to the protein MSIAKVIEISSESTESFEDAAGNALKEVGKTVNNVKHLWVKDMEILVQEDGSYLYRTACKVSFVVNS